A stretch of DNA from Rhodoluna sp. KAS3:
TACAACCACACTGCCGAAGGTGGCGGCGGCGGCCTGACCCACTCATATCGTGGATTGGACAATTCCAACTACTACCGTCAAGACGAAAAAGGTTGGTACCACGACACCACTGGTTGCGGTAACTCACTGGATTTCAGCAACCCTCATGTGGTTCACATGGTGCTCGAAAGCCTGCGCTACTGGACTACAGAGCTGCAGGTAGACGGCTACCGGTTTGACCTGGCCACCACTCTTGCTCGCGACGAGAACAACCACTACGACCCGAACCACCCGCTGCTCCGATCAATTGTGGAGGACCCTATTTTGGCCGAGGCCAAGATGATCGTTGAGCCTTGGGATGTTGGCCTTGGCGGCTGGCAAACCGGAAACTTCCCTGAACGGTTCAGCGAGTGGAACGACCGCTACCGCGATTCAGTCAGACGGTTCTGGCTCGGTGACATCGCTGCGGCAAGAAATTCTGGAAGCCACTGGAATGGCGTTAGCGATCTTGCCACCCGCCTATCCGGGTCTCGAGACATCTTTGACAGCCCGACCGGCACTGTTGGAGCGGTAAACTTCATAACCGCACACGATGGTTTTTGCCTTCGCGACTTGGTTAGCTACGACGTCAAGCACAACCAGTCCAACGGTGAGAGCAACCGCGATGGAACCAACGGCAACCACTCGTTCAACCATGGGCACGAGGGAATCGGTGCTACTGAGCAGATTGTGGCTCAACGACACAAGGCTGCCCGAAACCTGATGGCAACGCTGCTGTTCTCTTACGGAATTCCGATGATTACCGCCGGTGACGAGCGACTAAAAACTCAGAACGGCAACAACAACGCATACTGCCAAGACAACGTCATGACCTGGGTTAACTGGAATCCAAGCCGAAGTGAACGCGACTTCGAAAAAACCTTCAGCTACCTAACGCAGCTACGCCGCGAAAATCCGGTACTGCGCCCTCGAAACTACAGCTCGTTCGATGACGCCACCTCAGAACACGACCTGCTCAAGTGGTACAACGCAGCCGGTGAAATTATGTCGACCGATGACTGGCACAACACCGAATGCCGAACCATCAGCCGCTACAGCCTGCACATTGCGGCAAACGGTGAGAAAAACTCAATGCTGTTGGTAATCCACGGTGTTGAGAAAACCACCGAGGTTACCTTGCCGGCCGCCGACGGAGTAACCGGTTACGAAATGCTCTGGAATAGTGCCCACGATGTTCCACGGGCTTCAACCCAGACCTATCTGCCGGGCGACACTGTGAATCTGTCGGGCACATCGATGCAGCTTTTCCGCGCCAGCTTTGCCTAACTCACCACTAACTTGCTAACGGATATGTAAAGCCTTGGTAAACCGGGCAATCCGTCAATAATTTGTCGCTAAGTTATGGAGTGTGAGCAAAGTTAACCAGATCAGCTACCGACACGCACGACCATTTGGGCGCCTACCGATTTTGTCAGTCTCTCCGGCTGTCGAGAATGGTCGCTGGCCAGCCAAAGCCTATGCCGGTGAAGTAGTTCCTTTTGCCGCCACAGTTTTTCGCGAGGGTCACGACGCGCTCGCCGCAGAGGTGCTACTAACCTCACCGACCGGAACCCAAACCGTGCACCGTATGGTGGCTGGCGCTCCAGGCTCAGACCGCTGGCACACATCGGTGTTGCTTTCTGAAGAAGGCACCTACACCTTTCAGATTCGTGCTTTTGCAGATGATTTTGAAACCTGGCACCACAACGCCAGTGTCAAGCTTGCCGTTGGGGTTGACGAAGAACTGATGATGCTCGAGGGCATTGCCCTCTTGACCCGGGCCGCAGCCGAAAAAGGCCGCACAGCCGCAAACGCACGCAACTTGGTTGAACTAGCCGAAAAACTTGGCGACACCTCACGTTCTGCCCAATCGCGATTTGCCGAGGCCGAAACCAAAGCCATCGCAAAGGCCATCGCCAACCAACCGATTCGCAGTCTGATTACCCTCAGCGAAGATTTCGAGATCAAATCCGAGCGCTCACGGTCAGGTGTTGGCGCATGGTACGAGTTCTTCCCGCGCAGCGAGGGAGCCAAGTTTGATGCCAAAACCAAGACTTGGACCTCGGGCACTTTCAAAACAGCGATGAAGCGTCTGCCAGCTGTGGCGGAAATGGGCTTCAACGTGCTGTACATGCCGCCAATCCACCCAATCGGTGTTGCATATCGAAAGGGGCCGAACAACACGCTCACAGCCGGGCCACAGGACCCTGGATCACCTTGGGCAATTGGTTCCGAGGCTGGTGGCCACGATGCCATTCACCCAGACCTAGGAACCGAGAAGGACTTTGCCGCATTTGTTAGAGCGGCTAATGATCGTGGAATTGAAATTGCCTTGGACTTTGCGCTGCAGGCATCACCTGACCACCCGTGGGTCAGGTCCAACCCTGAGTGGTTTACAACTCGTGCGGATGGGTCAATTGCCTATGCCGAAAACCCTCCTAAGAAGTACCAGGATATTTTCCCGATCAACTTCGATAACGACCCAGAAGGCATCTACTTCGAGTCACTTCGGATTATCAAGCTGTGGGTTTCGCGCGGAGTAAAGATTTTCCGGGTTGATAACCCACACACCAAACCGGTGGCTTTCTGGGAATGGCTGATCAATGAGGTCAACGCAGAGTTTCCTGAGGTGGTCTTTTTGGCCGAAGCTTTTACTCGACCTGCCATGATGCACGCTCTTGGTAAGGCCGGTTTCCAGCAGTCCTACACCTACTACACCTGGCGAAACACCAAGGCGGAGCTAGAAAGCTACCTGACCGAGATTTCCAAGGCCAGTTCGGACTTCTTCCGCCCAAACCTATGGGTGAGCACCCCTGACATTTTGACCGAGTACCTGCAGTTTGGTGGCCCGGCAGCACACAAGATTCGCGCTGCAATCGCAGCTACTGCCTCACCTAGCTGGGGAATGTATGCCGGCTACGAACTTTGCGAGTCGGTGGCCCGCCCAGGCGCAGAAGAACACATTGATAGCGAAAAGTTTGAGTACCGGCCACGTGACTGGCAGGCTGCTGAAAAGGGCGGTCGAAGCATTGCCCCATACATCACCAAACTTAATCAGATTCGTGCCGCCCACCCTGCCCTGCGTCAACTGAGAAACTTTGAGCTTCACCACACAGACGACTCGGCAATCATCTGCTACTCAAAGCATCTGGCGGCAGAACACACCGAGAGCGGAAAAGCAGACACCGTTTTGGTGGTGGCAAATGTTGATCCGCACGCTGTGCGCGAAACAACAGTGCACTTGAATCTAGCCAAACTTGGCCTACCTGAGGGCGCAACCTTCGAAGTGCATGACCTGATTACTGGCGAGACCTACAAATGGTCCACCGATAACTACGTCCGCCTCGATGCATTCCACGAACCTGCACACATTTTCAAAATCGGCAAAGTGCTTTAAGAGAAAGATCAACCATGGCTACTCGTAAAAAGACTCAAATCACTCTGCCTGAGCTCTCTGGCGATTTCATTGAGCGGGTTGCCAATGGCGCCCACCACGACCCTCACTCGTTGCTGGGTATTCACCCGCACGAAACCGGATGGGTGATTAGAACCCTGAAGCCATTGGCAAAAACTGTCACTGCGATTCTGGACGGCGCCGACCCAGTAACCCTTGTCCACCTCTCACACGGGGTCTGGCAGGGGTTTGTGGACGCAAAGAAGGTTCCTGACTACCGAATCGTTGCCACCTATGAGGGCGATGACGCAGAGGTTGAATGGCGCATCGACGACCCTTACCGCCACGTGCCGACTCTAGGGGAACTTGACCTTCACTTGATTCGCGAAGGCCGCCACGAAGAGCTTTGGCGAGCACTGGGCTCGAACCTTCACAGCGTTAAGGGATCGTTGGGTGAAAGCCACGGCACCCGTTTTGCAGTCTGGGCTCCAAACGCTCAGGCCGTGCGTGTGGTTGGCGAATTCAATCACTGGAATGGTGTTGCACACTCAATGCGCGTAATGGGCGCCTCTGGCGTTTGGGAACTGTTCATTCCGGGCATCGGTGCTGGCACCAAATACAAGTACGAAATTTTGACCCAGGACGGCAACTGGATTACCAAGATTGACCCGCTGGCCCGGGCTACCGAAGTGCCGCCTTCAACCGCATCAATCGTGTCTGAGTCCACCTATAAGTGGAAAGACAAGAAGTGGATCGACGCTCGTACCAAGCGGGATGCTCTGAAAGCACCGATGTCTATTTACGAACTGCACGCCGGTTCGTGGAGACTTGGCCTGGATTACCGCGGACTTGCCGACGAGCTGATTCCATACGTTAAAGAGATGGGCTTTACGCATGTTGAGTTCATGCCGCTTGCCGAGCATCCTTACGCACCATCCTGGGGTTACCAGGTAACCGGTTACTACGCCCCGACCTCAAGATTTGGCTCTGCTGATGACCTCAAGTACCTAATCGACCGTCTGCACGCCGAAAACATCGGTGTGATTCTTGACTGGGTTCCAGCTCACTTTCCGAAGGATGAATGGGCCTTGGGCCGCTTTGATGGGCGTGCGCTGTATGAGGCTGAAGACCCTCGACGCGGTGAGCACCCAGACTGGGGTACCTTCATCTTTGATTTTGGCCGCACCGAGGTTAAGAACTTCTTGGTTGCCAACGCCCTCTACTGGCTTGAAGAATTCCACATCGATGGACTCCGCGTGGATGCGGTTGCTTCAATGCTGTACCTTGACTACTCGCGCGAGAGCGACAACTGGCTACCAAACCAATTTGGTGGCCGCGAAAACCTTGATGCCATCTCGTTCATGCAAGAGGTAAACGCCACCGCGTATCGCCGCAATCCTGGAATCATGATGATTGCTGAGGAATCAACCAGTTGGGGTGGCGTAAGCGCACCAACCGACGGTGGCGGACTTGGCTTTGGATTCAAGTGGAACATGGGCTGGATGAACGACACCCTCCAGTACATCGAAAAAGACCCGGCCTACCGCAAGTACCACCACGGCGAACTGACCTTCTCGATGCTCTATGCCTACGACGAGAAGTTCATCCTGCCAATTAGCCACGACGAGGTAGTACATGGTAAGGGCTCGCTGCTTTCAAAGATGCCGGGCGACCGCTGGCAGCAATTGGCCAATGTTCGTGCCTACCTGGCATTCATGTGGGCTCACCCTGGCAAGCAGCTGTTGTTCATGGGTTCAGAGTTTGGTCAGCAGTCAGAGTGGAACCAAGAGCGCGGACTCGAGTGGTGGATTTTGGACCAGCCGATTCACCGCGGTCTGCAGCAGTTGGTAGCAACGCTCAATCGCGTTTACCTAGAAAACCCATCGATGTGGCAACTTGACCACGACCACAGGGGCTTTGTTTGGATCGACGGCGGCAACGCAGACGGCAACCTGCTCTCATTCCTTCGCTATGACGAAAAGGGCGAGCCAATAGCTGTCGTGATCAACTTTGCCGGCCACCCTCACCATGACTTCAAGCTCGGATTACCAAAGTCGGGCAAGTGGAATGAAATTTTGAACACTGATGCCGCTGAGTTCGGTGGCTCGGGAGTCGGAAACTTTGGTCAAATAGAAGCGACTGGTGACGGAACCCACGGTCAACCGCACTCGGCTAGCATTTCGGTGCCACCGCTCGGTGCCGTTTGGTTCAAGCCGGCCAAGTAATTTTGGAACGGTAGCCGCTATCGGTGGCTGTTTAGTAGAGCAACGCTGCCAAGGCTCGACGAGCTTGCGCAAGTTCTGGTGCATCAGGCTGTGAAATCGAGAAGAGCTCGAGCAGGTGTTTTCTTAAAACCTCGCGCTCATCTTTGTCGGCCACAGCGAACCGGGTGAGAACAGTTTGGTACCCCTGACCCGCGTGACCGATGGCAACGAGCACATCTGCCTTTAGAAGTGCCTCTGCCTGGTTCTGTGGCGCTGACCCAAGTACGGCGTCAAAGTCCACTCCCCTGGTTCGCTCCAGCAATTTGGCCTGGGCCAAGCCAGCTACGGCCAGTGCATCCGCTGGGCTATCCAACAAAATTCCCTGATAAATAGCCACGGCGCCCTGATAGTTGCCAGCCTCAATTGCCTCGATGGCCTCTAGGTGCTTTGGAGGCAGAGTTGGCTCTGCTGGGCCGCTGAATTCATCTGAGACGGTCAAGGCCCCAGCAACGCCGTTTTCTTGCGCAACCTGCAAGAGGCGGTTCAGATAGGCGTTTACGTGATCCAGCGGCTGATCACCTTCGAACAGTGGAACTGGCTGACCCTTGATCAGGGCGACGACGCTTGGTATGGCCTGGATAGCAAAAGCCTGAACAACCTCTGGCGAAGCCTGGGCGTCGATGCGCACCAAAAGGGTTCGGCCACCGAGGGAGCGAACGGCCTTTTCGAGCGAAACCGCTAGGGCATCACTCTGGGGGTTTCCGGCGGAAAAGAATTCGATGACAACCGGAACGTTCGCTGAAATCGTGACGAAACCTTTGAGGTTATTGGCGTTTCCGAGGGCGACTAGGTCAGGGACACGGATTGGTTCCTGAACACCAGTTTGGCTCTGTGCGCCGGTAGCCTGATTGACCTCAGGTTTTCTCAAGCTGGACAAGTCAACGGCCCCGGCCAAACTTGCTCTAGACATCGAATCGGCCATTTTTACAACACCTTTACGCTGAGTAGTCCCTGGGTCACACCAAGCAAACGAGCCTTTTTGTCGGCCTCACTCAAAGCCGGCACATAGAACAGCAGCATGTTTCCGTACACACTGGTTACACCCGTGGTCGAACCATCTGCGCCCAAAAGCAACTTCTCCTGCCCAGAAACCGCAACAGCGGATCCGGCCGACTTTGGCTTGATCTTGTAGGTATCGGTCATGTAAACCGCGACCAAGGCCCCCGAATCGCTTGTAGACAGGGCGGGAACATTTGGATTGCCGAGCTTATGCGTGAATGTGATTTTTGCTTCGGTCAATGTTTCAATCTGCTTTTTCTGGCTGGCAGACACCTGGATGAAGAACTCGTCCTCAGCTGTATCAAACAGGCTAAAGCTAAGGCTGGCTTGACCCTTGTTGATTGCATCTCCATAAGCAGCCGGCAGTGCCTTCGGTTCCAACTTCAAGAACAAACTGTCTGACTCAACCGGAATAGCACCGATGTCCGAACCGGCAACACCTGGAATTTCGGCGCCCGGCATGAGGCGAATGTTGTACCAGAGGCGGTACTTGCTTCGCGGAGTATCTTGCTGCAAAACCAGCATCTGAGGAAGGGCTTCGTCACCAGGGGCATCGGTTACGGCCATGACCACGCGAGGCCAAGCGGTACTTGCTGCCGGCAGACTAAAGGACAGCGGTGAGTCAACGATCGCTGGCATTGCAGCAACAGTGTCTGACTTCTTCTGCAGCTTGTAGTGGGTGGTTCGGATAGCAAGTGCCGGGCCAACAATTCGTGACTTGAGCAGCTTTGCATCCTTGGCATCGTCACCCGATAGCGCAACGGCGGCAACATCCGCAAGAATTCGCTTTAGTTGAGGCTCAGTGACCACTGCAGGCGGAGCATCGCTGGCAGATGCACTTGGGCTCGGGCTAGGTTCAGCCACCGGCAGCAGTTGGCAACCGGTCAGCAAAGAAAGCACCGATAGCGTAGCTGGAACGGCAATAAACGCCCTGCGTCGTGCCGATCGGCGACCCTTCACCGGCGCATTTCCCTTGGTTTTTTTGGCACGGTAACGCGGAGGCTTCGGCGGAGTTGGGGTTCGACGGCGAGGCCCACGGTTGCGGCGCATGGTTTGGTAGGCAATCAGGTTCATGATGAATGCTGCCAGAAGCACCACGCCACCACCGATTAGCAAGATGTTTGACGAGGTGAAATCCGGAACAATCGACCAAACTAGTCGGATTCGGTTCGGAGCGGGAGCGACACCATCAGAGGCAAGGAGCACCGCATTCTCATCAGCGGTTGGCACCGGCAAGCTGGCATCAATTTCATCGTTGGTGAAATCACGCCAAAGATCTGAGCCAACCGGAGTGCCGACGTTCTCAGAACCCATCACAAAGTCTGCCTGCACGCCGGTCTTTGCATCGCCAACAGCAAGCTGGTTGTGATTAACGGTGCCTATCCAAGCTTCAATGTCACTTTGGCGCCCAGTGGCAATAAAGACCGTTTCTGAACCCATGGCCTCAATAACAGGAGTACCGGGATAGGAAGTCAGAACTGAGTTTGGGACAACCACAAGTGAACTTGGGTTTTCAATACTCACTTCGGCAACGTGTGCCTCAGGCGGGGCCCAGATGGTTCGCTGCGCCAGACCGAACACCAACATGAAAACAGAAATGACGAATAGCGCAGCTGCAATCAAAAAGCGCATGCGATATCCAATCAGGTAAACTTGGCGGAGGGCGAAAACCTCCCTTTATTGTACCCAAGTGCCTAGGAGCCTTCATTTGTCAGGCGAAGAGACCAGTTTCCCGGTAGTCGTTCGAGGCTACGATCGTGGGTTGGTTGACGACGCCCTAAAGGACCTTCGCCGAGACCTGATGCAGCTTTCAGCGCAAAATGCACAGCTTGCCCAGGAACTAAAAGAAGCCGCCACCAAGCGGGACCAGGCACTGATGGAACTTGCCGAAGCGGGCGACCCTTCATACACCGGCGTTGGAGCACGTGCTGCCCTAATTCTGAGCACCGCCGAAGATCAGGCTCGGTTCTTGTTGGCCGAATCAAACAACGTAATTTCAAAGCAGCGCAAAGAACTAGAGGCCGAAGTATCGGCTCTTCACGGAGAAGCCAAGGGCTACTACGACTCTTTGGTTGCTGAGGCCCAGCGCCGCGCAGATCGCATCTCTGCCGCTGCCCGCGCTGACTACGACGAAATCATCAACCAGGCCAAGAATGATGCGGCTCGGGTTATGGATGAGGCCATTCGCGAGGCCGGAGCGACTCGCGGATCGGTAGCTACCGAGGCCGCGAAGATGCGCGCAGCGGCAAAGCGCGAGGTTGAGACGCTGAAGTCAAAGGTTGAACGCGACCTAGCTGAACGAAAGTTACTTGCCTTCCGCGAGAATACCCGCGATCTAGACCTCGATTACGCGCAGACGTTGGTAACTGAACAAGCCCGTATCGACCTGGAGCTAGAGCTTACTGCCCGCCGCGCAGAGGCAGAGGCCGAGTACCTGCGTAAGCACCAAGAGGCCGTGGCAACTACTCAAAAGTACTTGGATGACGCGAATGCCCAATTGGCTCTTGCACTGGCCCGAGCCAGCGCAGCCCGCCTAGAGGCAGAAACTCTCGAAGCCGCAGCAATCTCAATCAACCAGCAGAACACTGAGGCTGCTCGCAAGAAGGCAGACGCAATCATGGCGGCGGCCGAAGCCGAGGCTCGCAAATCAGTAGCCGAGGCACAGGCAGAGATTGACCGCCGAATTGCTCAGTCGAAGGTAATCCTAGAAAGATTGCAGGCTGAACGAGATTCGGTTGAGGTTTACCTCAAGAATCTTCGCAACTTGTTCAACGGAAAAGATCTACTAAACCCTCCGCCACAAAGTTTTAGCTAAGCGATAGGTTTAGAGGCATGCAGCAGCACATCAAGATTTCTAATGCCTTCCAGATTG
This window harbors:
- the glgX gene encoding glycogen debranching protein GlgX, producing MSDFQMPEPGQMGVTVSDGIGTIRVYSDSATTIEVCILNPENPRETIETIDLVRGAHGIWSASSSHLVPGTKYGLRATGPEGPRHRFNSSLLLIDPYAKGVIRESAREFHCVVVDGDFDWQGVAKPNIPLDELVIYEAHARGLTRGNSALPDELRGTYAALGHPSTIEHLKNIGVNAVELLPIQMFISEPRLMNMGLINYWGYNSINFFTPHHRYATAAAIKAGPEAILVELKTAIRELHRNGIEVLLDVVYNHTAEGGGGGLTHSYRGLDNSNYYRQDEKGWYHDTTGCGNSLDFSNPHVVHMVLESLRYWTTELQVDGYRFDLATTLARDENNHYDPNHPLLRSIVEDPILAEAKMIVEPWDVGLGGWQTGNFPERFSEWNDRYRDSVRRFWLGDIAAARNSGSHWNGVSDLATRLSGSRDIFDSPTGTVGAVNFITAHDGFCLRDLVSYDVKHNQSNGESNRDGTNGNHSFNHGHEGIGATEQIVAQRHKAARNLMATLLFSYGIPMITAGDERLKTQNGNNNAYCQDNVMTWVNWNPSRSERDFEKTFSYLTQLRRENPVLRPRNYSSFDDATSEHDLLKWYNAAGEIMSTDDWHNTECRTISRYSLHIAANGEKNSMLLVIHGVEKTTEVTLPAADGVTGYEMLWNSAHDVPRASTQTYLPGDTVNLSGTSMQLFRASFA
- a CDS encoding alpha-1,4-glucan--maltose-1-phosphate maltosyltransferase, producing the protein MSKVNQISYRHARPFGRLPILSVSPAVENGRWPAKAYAGEVVPFAATVFREGHDALAAEVLLTSPTGTQTVHRMVAGAPGSDRWHTSVLLSEEGTYTFQIRAFADDFETWHHNASVKLAVGVDEELMMLEGIALLTRAAAEKGRTAANARNLVELAEKLGDTSRSAQSRFAEAETKAIAKAIANQPIRSLITLSEDFEIKSERSRSGVGAWYEFFPRSEGAKFDAKTKTWTSGTFKTAMKRLPAVAEMGFNVLYMPPIHPIGVAYRKGPNNTLTAGPQDPGSPWAIGSEAGGHDAIHPDLGTEKDFAAFVRAANDRGIEIALDFALQASPDHPWVRSNPEWFTTRADGSIAYAENPPKKYQDIFPINFDNDPEGIYFESLRIIKLWVSRGVKIFRVDNPHTKPVAFWEWLINEVNAEFPEVVFLAEAFTRPAMMHALGKAGFQQSYTYYTWRNTKAELESYLTEISKASSDFFRPNLWVSTPDILTEYLQFGGPAAHKIRAAIAATASPSWGMYAGYELCESVARPGAEEHIDSEKFEYRPRDWQAAEKGGRSIAPYITKLNQIRAAHPALRQLRNFELHHTDDSAIICYSKHLAAEHTESGKADTVLVVANVDPHAVRETTVHLNLAKLGLPEGATFEVHDLITGETYKWSTDNYVRLDAFHEPAHIFKIGKVL
- the glgB gene encoding 1,4-alpha-glucan branching protein GlgB, yielding MATRKKTQITLPELSGDFIERVANGAHHDPHSLLGIHPHETGWVIRTLKPLAKTVTAILDGADPVTLVHLSHGVWQGFVDAKKVPDYRIVATYEGDDAEVEWRIDDPYRHVPTLGELDLHLIREGRHEELWRALGSNLHSVKGSLGESHGTRFAVWAPNAQAVRVVGEFNHWNGVAHSMRVMGASGVWELFIPGIGAGTKYKYEILTQDGNWITKIDPLARATEVPPSTASIVSESTYKWKDKKWIDARTKRDALKAPMSIYELHAGSWRLGLDYRGLADELIPYVKEMGFTHVEFMPLAEHPYAPSWGYQVTGYYAPTSRFGSADDLKYLIDRLHAENIGVILDWVPAHFPKDEWALGRFDGRALYEAEDPRRGEHPDWGTFIFDFGRTEVKNFLVANALYWLEEFHIDGLRVDAVASMLYLDYSRESDNWLPNQFGGRENLDAISFMQEVNATAYRRNPGIMMIAEESTSWGGVSAPTDGGGLGFGFKWNMGWMNDTLQYIEKDPAYRKYHHGELTFSMLYAYDEKFILPISHDEVVHGKGSLLSKMPGDRWQQLANVRAYLAFMWAHPGKQLLFMGSEFGQQSEWNQERGLEWWILDQPIHRGLQQLVATLNRVYLENPSMWQLDHDHRGFVWIDGGNADGNLLSFLRYDEKGEPIAVVINFAGHPHHDFKLGLPKSGKWNEILNTDAAEFGGSGVGNFGQIEATGDGTHGQPHSASISVPPLGAVWFKPAK
- a CDS encoding tetratricopeptide repeat protein; amino-acid sequence: MSRASLAGAVDLSSLRKPEVNQATGAQSQTGVQEPIRVPDLVALGNANNLKGFVTISANVPVVIEFFSAGNPQSDALAVSLEKAVRSLGGRTLLVRIDAQASPEVVQAFAIQAIPSVVALIKGQPVPLFEGDQPLDHVNAYLNRLLQVAQENGVAGALTVSDEFSGPAEPTLPPKHLEAIEAIEAGNYQGAVAIYQGILLDSPADALAVAGLAQAKLLERTRGVDFDAVLGSAPQNQAEALLKADVLVAIGHAGQGYQTVLTRFAVADKDEREVLRKHLLELFSISQPDAPELAQARRALAALLY